Below is a genomic region from Miscanthus floridulus cultivar M001 chromosome 1, ASM1932011v1, whole genome shotgun sequence.
ATGTACTCATGTCCAGGTGGCAACACCTGCAGACGTATTTGTGAACGACATACAAACAAGTATCAGATATGAAGGTCGATTGCGTTCATCTTTGTCCATCGCTTATAACCATCGGCCGTTACCGTCGGCTATGAAGCCGATTGCGTTCGTTCTTCTTGCCGTGTATACCTGGTTGATGCCCGCTGCCGTCTTGTTCTTCTGGCTACGCGGTTCCGTTGGTGCTCGTCTACGCATGCTACTGTGTAGAAATTTGAAGGATGGCTTGCCACATGCCAGGAGAAGCCGGAGTCCTAACACGAAGGGGTCAATCCAGCTGCAAAACACTTCACTATTATTCAAAAGGAAATATTAATTATTCTTTGGAATTGGATTCGACAATGTTACGGTGGGATACGATGTAAGATTCCACAAACATCTGATGTCAGATTCCCATGTTTATTTCAATTTAGATCCATCGGCTATCAAAAAGAGCAAAAAGCCGATGGACGCATACAAATTCAGATGTTCCGTAAGATTCATGTCATATGATTAAATAGTCGATGATTATTACAAGATGGTGAATGAAGAGTAAGAGGAGCTAATCTTCAAGGGCTAGAAGCATTGAATAATGCTCGAAATGTTGTTGCCATAACCGAGCCAATGCATGGTTAAAGAAATAAGAATATAAACAACTAGCAACGCCATGGACAGGGACAGCAGTTAATCAGTATCGATGTTCGCAATGAGTGCTGCATCATCGTCCACATGAAGCCTTGCCGACACGATGGGTAACCTCAGCCGCGCTATGTCTGATGTGTCCTCATCTCTCTTGGAGCAGTGCAACAGCATCAACGTCGACTACAGCAGGCTGATCGTGCCAACCACCACCGTGGCCATGTTCATCGGCCGATTCCTAGTGTCTACCACCGTGTCTCTCAGATGACTCAACATAGAGACCCACACCGACATGCTCGACCGCCGCTTCATTGATGAGAAGATAGGAGCTAGTAAAGGAGAGGTTCTCTAAGCTCCTCCTCGGCGAGGACATGTTCGGCGGTACCAAGGGTGTTTGCGCTATATCGGGGGTCACAGATAAAAAGGATAAACATGATATATCGAAAATATcgaaccaaattcaaataaagtttaatttgaatttaagtaaatttaaataaatttaaacaaaatttgtacaaaaaaagatagatatttttttatcggcacctacggataaaaaggatatatcgaaaatatcaggagatttcggcCGATAAATTTTTCCGTGATCGTGACCATCAGAGAGCGCCGTGTCAATCGGCTTCTTTATAGGCGTTATTGAAAACATTCTGTCGGTAGGCTGATTTAAGCAGCACGGGAATCAAACAAAAGTTTATACAGAGGCAATCGTCAAGAAGAAAGATTGTCAACTCATGCTGTTGAACAGTTGTCAGCTGGAAACAAGCTCTCTATTCAGCTCGGTCTTCTTCACTTCAAGCTGGACATCAATGACTTCGAGCTAATGGCCTTCAGTTTACGAATTGACACAGCCACAAGGGTGACGGTGAGCTTGTTCAAGTTCTCCAAGAATTTAATTTGTGTCATCATCCGAAGGCAATCTCGTCGGCTCGGCAGAGGAGACCCCATCATTGACCATTTTTTTCCTTGAAGTCAAAGAAGAGGATACTGCTTCAAAGTGGTTGAACCCACAGTAGAAAACGAGTCGATAGGTTCATGAAAAGCTGATAAGCTAGGATGAAGTAATTCTATCGGCTGCAGGTCAAATTGTACCTCCTGTCGTTACGGCTCAGGCTACCAAGGGAGGTCAACACTCTCTTCACCATTACGATTTGACTCTTGAAGTGCCGATGAGAGAAGAAGCGATTGATTCGGCGCCGATGGATATAACGTTCTGTGTAGCAGCACTGCAGAAGCATACAAGGATTCTAGGTGCAACAGCCGATAAGCGCACCGGTGAAGACATCGTTATAAAAATGGGTCCCAAGCGGAGGCGTTTATTAGCTCAGAGTGGAGGAGCGTACATGCAGTTATGAGGTACATGTCCCTCTATGTTTGGATATTCTTTATTTCTTGCTTTTTCTATCACTTATGAATATTTTATTATAGGGAAAGCATGTCATCTAAGTAATTGATAGATGAGATATGGTACGATGAAAGAAACCTTGTttcttttgcaaagtacttgagaaattttcttgcaaaaaaaattcaaaatcaatagcttgtctcctcaatgatattgaatttcctaccaaggccatatgttagtctcattaaaaacctttcacaTAAGCTGTTTGCTCTGTGTTGAGtcttgtcaagtcttgttgatccttgttgagagatttatcatactcccaggatcaagatcatgtacacggcACAAATATGTATtgcttctacactggaagtacACAAAAACATACTTTTTATCCATCCCAAAATATTTttctcctacactgggagaaggCAAAAAAATATATTTGTTAGGTTTATCAAAATAAATGCTCTGAGTTGTTgttaatatttctctcaaaagtttgttgtaaaaagagacatgggttatgcaaatATAAAAAAGACACAAAAATggtccaaagtaaaaaaaaaagagatgagaataaatatagcccatgttctcgcaaaaatattccacAAGAGAGAAATATGTTTTAGAGAGCATAGtaaaattaggttagccaccaaatattccacatACATgtacatcttgatctaagagtatgacacttctctccttggatccgggatttgactttacaatatatacaAGGTGAgtacgctacatattttatccctacttgaactccacataagctttttagaagtaggataaaGAGAAACAAAACAATGCTTTGATAAgaaactatacacattgagcgatttgagagaatcatttgaggagcaaagctatgttttaatttgaaaatctttcaaaaacccaaattttctgagcaggagaagcgaggatgactggattctaatccgttccattcctCGACCACCCAAGATGGTGTGATAGACACATAAAACTTCACATGTGTAGTTGAGGCTTGAAATAAGATATTATTGCTGCCAGCAAATTTATCGGCTCCATGGAAATCAGATTAGAAGAAGACCATTAAATtaaaatagttcgaagcatgaaaattgatactccgaactagggggcctatgtttacatcaaaatttgacCCGCCAGGAAATATCATTTGCAAGGAACAACATGAGATGCATCATGTACGTGTAGGAAAGGtcaggaaatattatttaatatattttgggAGAAACCTTACGTCCCAGACCTCTTCGCGTGAAGACAAGGGAAATGCAACGAAAGTCAGAAGATCAAGGAAAATAAACGTGTCATGACGAGAGAGAATTATCAGAGAATATGCCCATACATAGCTGATTATTATATTCGGCCACGTACGGTTACAAGTTTGGGAGCGTTATGATAACGGAGATATTCATTATCCAACGAGATTAGCACCATGGCTGAAATATTTTATAATTCATGCATGACGTGATCGGGATTCTTGCTGGTTTCATGTGCCTGAAATACGTCAAGAAATCGGTTCTGTACAGGCCAGCCTGGGAAGGAGTCCAACATATTAAAAAGGGAACACATCTCCGAGCTCCAGGCGTATTACGTTACTTGCCTTAATCTTGATGGTGTGCATGCGTGAAGAAAAGGAAAGCTAGCTGGGATCGAGAGTTGACTTGTACGTGCGTGAAGAAGATTAAAGGAAGCcggacaaataaataaataaacgttCGTATCAATTGGATGAGATGGCTTGCGTCCGGCGTGAAGACTAGCTGCCACATGAAGCATACTGGACAGCTCGAGTTGCACGTGATCGGGAAAGTATTTTGCTATTTGTTTGGGCCAAGGACGGCTGGCCATATTAGTGCTGCACTTAAATATCATGCATAGCCGAATCAGTTAGGGAATATATTCGGCTTGTACGCAAAGAACCTTCCGTGCATGTACATACAAGAGTCCTATTCTGTATTGCCGAAGACCAGACACCCCTATAATATAAAGGGATATGGCCAATTGTAAAATATACAATCAATCAATATTGATTACTTTTTCGgtttcacgccaacccttaggagtaggagtactgtagatctcgacgagttcttcaacaagcagggctgtatcgatccggtcgacctctggcttgtctgtaactaccgtcatggcttatacctttgtttgtaaggctgcattagTCCGGCtgacctcttacgagctctagtataagttagttatcgattcttatctagttcaagtacggctgtatcggttaagttcgacctccactgctcgaattagattaaggtcaagttatcggctctgtctaagggtggcatccttcgggtagattcattaagttaacgATCTTGCAGATGTTCTTGTtgttattagttttcagcaatatcaacttgACCGATTGAGATCAATCTAGATCgtcctcacatccttttagtccgtcgtttaTCTTGTCACACTgcaatggttcttactttaaacgacggattatgttttatcggccgttctgcttcgatcttgatcgtgcatagtacgcggttaagacatgtctgatcttgagaaggtttactagctagttgaatctggtctatagctcgctattatgccTGTAacaatccggtcgatccccactgttagcactttatatcggagtatgctagttggtagatttactTTCGACCAGGCGTGActttggctgtttgctatgcctgcatcgactaaatagccgatcgcccgtACTCTAACGCTtacagtgtgtcttcatgattctgttaaatgtgaatatatctgtttattttaaaggttcgatctgttgtctttatcatgtTGGCATACATTTTCTTATAGGATTGGAATCCTCTAAAATTCATATGGTTTTACATTTGGTCTGAAGGAAGCCTAAGCATTAGCACAACAATCTGTGTATCACTAATTGAGACAAGCACTTGATCAAGAAGACACAATCTTGAAGCTgaatttccatagcttcttggCCAACTCAGCATCGGAAGCTTGTGAGCTCGGGTTGGCTATATCACAATTGGTGAAGTACTTTCCACTTATCCCCTTCACTTGAGGATGCATTGCAACATAGCAAGTCGTTGCAGCACCCTTAAAAAGAGTTTAAAAAAAGTTCATTAGGATCAGTGCATGTTCCACCAACGTGGCAGCAGTAAAATAAGAGGTGAAAACCTACCTGCTCCACTGTTCTACATATGATTCTTCCAATGGAGTTCAATAGAGCTGCAAGGGTGGGGGGAACAGTTACCAATGCCATTTTAATTTGAGCTCTATGTAAATGTTTTTCAGAAGCCAGAAACCCTTTCGTATTCATTTGATGAACAAAATTGATTGCAAGACTTGAGAAAATACCAGAGACAATAGTCCTGTTCCTAAAAAGGTTAGTCGTGATGACACCAGGATGAACTGCATTGGCTGAAATATTCACTCCTTCCTCCTGTTCAAGAAGATAACTTCTTCCTTTATTGTCCAGTTCATGTATTCATATGTAACAACAGCCATTCAGTAACAAAGATCTGAGATACCTTGAGTATTCGGGACAGTTCATTAGAATGAAGAATATTGGCAAGCTTGGATTGACCGTAAGCAACAAAGTCGTTCAAACTGTGTAAGGTGAAAAACAACAAACATGCTGGTATCATTTATGAGAAGAATAGTATCAATTTTTTCAATAGAGTTCAGATTGATCTCAGAATGGATTACCCAGAAGGATCATGAATTTTGTCAAAAGAGATTCCTTCACGATAGGTCATGGAATGTCCGGAAGATGTCAGATTGACAATCCGTCCCTCGAGACAGCTGTCCCTACATGTCTTCTTCATGTTCTCCAATAACAGGTTTGTTAGAAGAAAATGGCCTGCCATATATCAAGTTAAACGCTACTGCATTCTCAGGAATCATCCTCATAGGTCATAATTCAGAGGAGGAAGGGATACTCTTCTACAGACTATACAGGTAAACGAGAGATGCCGCACAATGAAAGAAGTTCGAATTCCAATAATGTGCCCAACAAATGTCAAAAGCTGCAGCCTGCAGTGCGATAAGAGGACACACCAATGTGATTTGTCGCGAAATGCAGTTCCAGACCGTCGCAGGAACGTGTGCAGTTCCTTGTCATCACTCCAGCGTTGTTGCTGCCGAAAAGAACATCAAGTCAACCGACCAAACACATTACACATCCTGGTACTACTATGATTTCAGGCTGGCTTTTGACAGTTTGTGATAGCACTGGCATGAAGTACAGAAGTAGAAGGACTTGTTCGTGCTTACATGAGAATGTTGAGGGGCAAGTTCAGAGAGCCGAACTCGGAGGCGAATCTCCTTACGGAAGCTATGGAGCTGAGGTCCAGCTCCAGAACGTCAATCCTCGCGCCGGGGATCTTGGCCACGATGGCTTCCCTGGCCTCGAGCCCGGCGGAGACGTTGCGGACGGCCATGACGACGTGCACGCCGCGCAACGCCAGAACACGCGCCGTCTCCAGTCCGATGCCGCTCGACGCACCTGCGCAGGTAGTCTCAGCTCAGCATCGGCATTCCTTGGCCGCAAATGCAATCTCGGAGTCCGACTAGCTAGCCCGAGCCGGCGAACCTCGAGGCTGGCCGGACGGATTAGGTGGCCGCCATTTCTACTCGAGTCAAGCCCATAGTGGTCGTCATTCCCGTTGAATACGCCTTCAAGATCAGAGGTGGGGTGGAAGCTGAATGGACTGGCAGAGAAGCGTGTTTTTAGGTACCTGTGATGACGGCGACCAGACAATGGCCGTCGACGCCGGCGGTGACCTCCTCAGCCGTCGTGGCGCCAGAGAAGCCCGAGGGCCCTTTGCGGTTGAACCACCACATCAGGCAGCAGATCCGGATGGCTCTGTGGCGTGGCTACCTGGGATGCCGGACTAATAATGCCAATATGtaaaataaaatagaggcataaacAAAGAGCAATATCTTATAAAGCTAATCTCCGCTACATGTTTTATCACAACACGTAAAACATCTACATCATCTTTCATTAATAACTATATCATACCACTAACTTCCAACCTCAAACTTTCCATGTCATCTTAAGTTCTATCTCAACATACAAACATTCATATCATGTTCCACTAACTATCCACGTTATCTTTCGCTAACTTTTAAGCTTTTAATAAAAGTTATCTATGTCATCTCTACTTAAtttcatttttaattttttacGATCTCCGCGTCAACAAGTGGAGTATCTTCTagttataatatatttttaattaatAAGAACTGGTATTATAACTTTTATTAGTCGACGAGATGAGCTCCATGTAAAAAAAATGCCACATTAGGAGAGAGATTGTTGAACGGACGCTTACCTTCTCGACGGCTAAAACGCAAAATACGCTTATTAGAAATCCAAAATACAAGACAAAAATGCTGCCATGCAGCCAGATGCTAGCTGGGAGTCACCGTTCCGTTCTTATGTGCTGTGCCCCAACCGCAAAATACTAATTATATTGCTTGTATAATTTGTATTTGATACAACTAATCTTCCAGTCATGAATAAAAAAACACCTAATCTTTCAAGTTTTTTATCTGTATGGTCCTGAAAAAAATAGCTCTTTCTTGTATGGCTCTTTTTTTTTAACTTACCCTAAAACGAATTTTTCATTTGGTGGTGTTCAGGGTAAAAAGACCGTATTGCCCCTAACGTAAAAAAACAAATTGCAGAATTTTGTTTGTTTGTTGTATATTTGGAGTATGTAATACACATAACAATACATATTTAGAGTAATATTAAGCAAATAGGACACGTAACATTACATTATGTGCTCCAAAAAATTTCACACATGCATTGCAATTAACCAAGTCTCACATAAATAAGGTCTCACATAAATCCACCATAGTTTCAGTCACACATAAATAAGGTCACACAAGAGTGTGAATTCAAACATACATTGGTCTCACATACAACTATCAAATTCAATAGGCATATCACAAATTAAAGACTGATCCTTCTTTTGCTTCGCGTGCTCATAGCAGGGCTGCTAGGAAGTATTGCCTTGCTTCTTGTATCCATCGATGGGCTATCAAGTGGCACCTTGGAATGTCTACGACTTTTTTCTTTGGAAGGCctagcttcttcttgatgggtGTCCGCTTCATTTTAACTTGAGCAGGTCGATCTTCGCGTGAAGCAATAGAAAGTGTTTCGGACTGCTTTGACCCACTTCTTGACCTACAAATGTTATACATTGACAATGGTTTAGATAAGAGGGAAAAAATTGGATTCATGTAACTGAAATTCAGAATTAGAAAACGTacaaatttgaacatggagttGGAGTCAGTGCGGTTTCCCTTTTTCTTGCTTGAAACCTCCAAGCTATTGGCTGTCATGGTAGTCAAATAATAAAGTTTACAAAGCAAGATGTGATGATATAGAGAGATTTCAAAAATATATAAATTATCTTTTAGAGGCTTTAAGTGTACAATCATCACTTTTTCTCTTTTTAGAAGATGTTGTTTTCAAGTTTTGACTACGGTGACAAATTAGTTGGTACTTAGAATTCATCAGAAGTGCGAAAGAACCATGTGAGCAAGGAAGAAATACCAAACCTCGGAGAAAAAGACATGGATGCCGCTGGTGCATCTTCCTCTAAAGGCACAATGGAACTTTGGGCTGATTTGGTGTTCCTTGCCCTCTTCTTTGGTTCTCCCCTGAAATAAGAATAGAATCAATATCATGTACTTTACAAAAGAAAAACATAAATGGTAGAAAAGAGTAGACAAGTTATTACCTGATTgctttcatagcttcaatgtcTTCTGGTCTGCCTCTCTTGCAATTATGCCAATGATGTCCATAGTACATATAAATAGGGCACTGGTGTTGTccttttctctttttcttgtcACCGGTACCTTTGTGCCTTTCAGTTTTAGGCCTACCAGCAACTGGTGTCAATAAAGGTGGGTGCATGAaaaattcatggttagatttaggCCACTGAGACTAGTCTGGCATAGCAGGAATCAGCTGACTGTATGCAACTCTAAATTTCTCCACCGAGTACTACAAGTCAACATAATTCTCTATTGGTGCATCGCTAAGGGATGTGATGAATGCTAGTGCATGCTTGCAAGGAATCCTAGAAACCTGCCATTGTCTGCAAGAACAAGTCCTCTCTTGTAGGTTAACAATAAACCGAAATCCACTTCCTCCCATTATAGTAACTTCAGCTACCTCTTCTGAGCATTCTTCAACTTTCAAGTTTACTTCTCTACTCTGCTCATTCAATTTCTTGATGAAGTGGGGTAGAATCAAGCCCTGAAGTTTCCtccctatttttcttcttttgttcCACTTGGACATGAGCATTTGCCTGAGCTTGTCCAtgaaatcatccaagttcatggaGTTGTGAGGCTTAATCCAGTTGTTGAAGCTTTCTGCAAGGTTGTTAGTCACATAGTCTACCTTGCAAATGGTTTTGAATTGGCTCCTTGTCCACAACTTTTTGTGGGTTTTTCTTAGCTAATTTGTTCTAGCTGGCTTTGCATTCTCCATAGCAAGCCAATGTTTTTCAAACAAATATGGGTTCCATGTGTAAGCTGCTGACCATAGGTGGTCATCAAACACCTTACCATGATACCTTTTCTTGAAGTTGGTCACTAAATGAAACATGCATTCTCTATGTTCAGCCCCTAGAAATACTTCACCCACCCCTGCCATCACAGCCTGTCCTGCATCAGTACATATGGTTAAGCCCCTTGGTGATCCTATAGCCTCTCTAAGGTGACTCATGAACCAAATTCAGTTCTTAGTAGTTTCTGAATAAAAAACTCCAAAGCAAACAGGATACAACCACTTATGCCCATCAACAGCACATGCACTGGCCAATTGCCCCTTGTACTTGCCTATCAAGAATGTGCTGTCTATTGCAAGGTACGGCCTACAACCAGCAAGGAACCATCTATGCATGGTTTTAATGCAAAAAAGAATCTTATAAATCAGATCCTGTCATCTACTATGTGATGGTCAATAACGACTAAGCTACCAGGACAACAACTCTCAACTTGTGCTTTAAACTTGAACTTGTTATCAAAGCTGGAATCCCAATCACCATAAAGATGTTTCAATGCTAGCTCCTTACCATCATACACTCTTTTGTAGTTGATATTTACCTTATGGTGTTCTTTCAATTTGTTCaccaatgccgctgcacccaaAGTTACATCCACTATGAGGAAGTCCTTCACCTTTTCACATATCCAAAACTTG
It encodes:
- the LOC136486709 gene encoding short-chain dehydrogenase TIC 32, chloroplastic-like isoform X2, whose amino-acid sequence is MWWFNRKGPSGFSGATTAEEVTAGVDGHCLVAVITGASSGIGLETARVLALRGVHVVMAVRNVSAGLEAREAIVAKIPGARIDVLELDLSSIASVRRFASEFGSLNLPLNILINNAGVMTRNCTRSCDGLELHFATNHIGHFLLTNLLLENMKKTCRDSCLEGRIVNLTSSGHSMTYREGISFDKIHDPSGLNDFVAYGQSKLANILHSNELSRILKEEGVNISANAVHPGVITTNLFRNRTIVSALLNSIGRIICRTVEQGAATTCYVAMHPQVKGISGKYFTNCDIANPSSQASDAELAKKLWKFSFKIVSS
- the LOC136486709 gene encoding short-chain dehydrogenase TIC 32, chloroplastic-like isoform X1; this encodes MWWFNRKGPSGFSGATTAEEVTAGVDGHCLVAVITGASSGIGLETARVLALRGVHVVMAVRNVSAGLEAREAIVAKIPGARIDVLELDLSSIASVRRFASEFGSLNLPLNILINNAGVMTRNCTRSCDGLELHFATNHIGHFLLTNLLLENMKKTCRDSCLEGRIVNLTSSGHSMTYREGISFDKIHDPSGLNDFVAYGQSKLANILHSNELSRILKEEGVNISANAVHPGVITTNLFRNRTIVSGIFSSLAINFVHQMNTKGFLASEKHLHRAQIKMALVTVPPTLAALLNSIGRIICRTVEQGAATTCYVAMHPQVKGISGKYFTNCDIANPSSQASDAELAKKLWKFSFKIVSS
- the LOC136486709 gene encoding short-chain dehydrogenase TIC 32, chloroplastic-like isoform X3, yielding MAVRNVSAGLEAREAIVAKIPGARIDVLELDLSSIASVRRFASEFGSLNLPLNILINNAGVMTRNCTRSCDGLELHFATNHIGHFLLTNLLLENMKKTCRDSCLEGRIVNLTSSGHSMTYREGISFDKIHDPSGLNDFVAYGQSKLANILHSNELSRILKEEGVNISANAVHPGVITTNLFRNRTIVSALLNSIGRIICRTVEQGAATTCYVAMHPQVKGISGKYFTNCDIANPSSQASDAELAKKLWKFSFKIVSS